A genomic region of Ochotona princeps isolate mOchPri1 chromosome 17, mOchPri1.hap1, whole genome shotgun sequence contains the following coding sequences:
- the CCDC40 gene encoding coiled-coil domain-containing protein 40: MEAQSPEGQVSSVDTAFSDTSLQDDVGPPELAQGTGREADLEGPSEPQTPSSLPMELPQQAMGRASSEPVVSRPDGPRWMDLRLSRESSIVSSDLGRPGTEEPGVSPEVPLGSFLDRIQQPPSEEGASGDRAESHSSGEADGDRTQLVVLDPNHPLMTRFQSALKSYLNRQIEKLKLDLKELDVANKQSRAQRQELGVNLYRVQQHLARLQTQLEKSHDRYSLVACARRQKEEELQDARALYARTCATAGQERKKLTALQTEMEKLALHLFYMQNIDQDVRDDICVMKQVVKKAETERMRAEMEKKKQDLFVDQLTTRAKQLEENIALFEAQYAAQAEDTRVLRSAVSKASMEIETINLEKKRILRQWASSLVSMRHRDEEHRAILEALRECQHHAKSVDGEVEAYKKSIVQEEERNEKLARILTRVETEASLMQKLTAQCLGRQEALHSEFNTYRLTLQDTEDALAKGHQEHSAVMEELQAVRLGVRQELELKRSLDASILEKLQEHMTSNKMTKYFSQLLRRLQKERTNMVTHLSKIDGDIAQTTLDVTNTSCRLDSHRKALAELDKEVKKLNELITNSENEISRRTILIERKQGLINFFNKQLEQTVSELGGEEMGPLELELKRLRKLLEEQGAQLVQAQGTWLRLQQEMVKATQEREEQLGLLDTFKKEMRILEQKKLRTESKIDQEKKEQKQIERHLRDLDHDLKKLNVLSSQNRSSSEELQHGNLVAQNEFVRELKDLERETIELQEKLSQLTEEKAAILRDLVEAEHQIMVWEKRIQLAREMRASVDSEMGQTEMCAMKAEIHRMKVRLGQLLKQQEKMIHAMEAAVSHRETINTRGESQAKADNKLLTRTDFHHRQVELRRKIRDTHKASEECSNTILELEDTQKQLSSSLLEKQQRLSTMQAELDMLEADQEALTVLKRQNLLDIVALQTRLKHLQAVKDGRYMFLCRSPSALQLERRRLDDRLAQLATVLAHVQSEFPQFQEALHKVSQKVSSQLRSLGPT; this comes from the exons GACCTGGGCAGGCCGGGCACAGAGGAGCCAG GGGTGTCTCCAGAGGTGCCCCTGGGCAGCTTTCTGGACAGGATCCAACAGCCACCCTCAGAGGAAGGGGCCTCGGGGGACAGAGCCGAGTCGCACAGCAGTGGCGAGGCTGATGGTGACAGAACTCAGCTGGTGGTTTTGGATCCAAACCAC CCCCTGATGACGAGATTCCAGAGCGCCCTGAAGAGCTACCTCAACCGGCAGATCGAGAAGCTGAAACTCGACCTGAAGGAGCTG GACGTGGCCAACAAGCAGAGCCGCGcacagaggcaggagctgggcgtGAACCTGTACCGCGTGCAGCAGCACCTGGCGCGCCTGCAGACACAGCTGGAGAAGAGCCACGACCGCTACTCGCTGGTCGCGTGCGCCCGGCGccagaaggaggaggagctgcaggaCGCACGCGCACTCTACGCGCGGACCTGCGCGACTGCCGGCCAGGAGCGCAAGAAGC TGACGGCCCTCCAGACGGAGATGGAGAAGCTGGCCCTGCACCTGTTCTACATGCAGAACATCGACCAGGACGTGCGGGATGACATTTGCGTGATGAAACAGGTGGTgaagaaggcagagacagagaggatgcgGGCAGAAATggagaagaagaagcag GACCTGTTCGTGGACCAGCTCACCACGCGGGCCAAGCAGCTGGAAGAGAACATTGCCCTATTCGAGGCTCAGTATGCTGCCCAGGCAGAGGACACCCGGGTGCTGCGGAGTGCAGTGAGCAAG GCCTCCATGGAGATTGAGACCATCAACCTGGAGAAGAAGCGCATCCTACGGCAGTGGGCCAGCAGCCTGGTGAGCATGCGGCACCGTGATGAGGAGCACCGGGCCATCCTGGAAGCACTCAG GGAGTGCCAGCACCATGCCAAGTCGGTGGACGGTGAGGTGGAGGCCTACAAGAAGTCCATTGTCCAGGAGGAGGAGCGGAATGAGAAGCTGGCCCGCATCCTGACGCGCGTGGAGACGGAGGCCAGCCTGATGCAGAAGCTCACGGCGCAgtgcctgggcaggcaggaggCCCTGCACAGTGAATTCAACACCTACAGGCTCACCCTGCAGGACACGGAGGACGCCCTGGCCAAGGGCCACCAG GAGCACTCGGCGGTCATGGAGGAGCTGCAGGCTGTGCGCCTGGGCGTCcggcaagagctggagctgaagcgcAGCCTGGACGCCTCCATCCTGGAGAAGCTGCAGGAGCACATGACCTCCAACAAGATGACCAAGTACTTCAGCCAGCTCCTGCGGCGCCTGCAGAAGGAGAGGACCAACATG GTGACACATCTCTCCAAAATCGACGGGGACATCGCCCAGACCACTCTGGACGTCACCAACACCAGTTGCAGGCTGGACTCGCACCGCAAGGCGCTGGCCGAGCTGGACAAGGAGGTGAAGAAGCTGAATGAGCTCATCACCAACAGCGAGAATGAGATCTCCCGGCGCACCATTCTGATCGAGAGGAAGCAGGGCCTCATCAACTTCTtcaacaagcagctggagcagaCCGTGTCGGAGCTAGgg GGGGAAGAAATGGGGcccctggagctggagctgaagagGCTGAGGAAGCTGCTGGAGGAGCAGGGAGCCCAGCTGGTGCAGGCCCAGGGCACGTGGCTGCGGCTGCAGCAGGAGATGGTGAAGGCCACGCAGGAGCgcgaggagcagctgggattgctGGACACGTTCAAGAAGGAGATGCGCATCCTAGAGCAGAAGAAGCTGCGCACAGAGA gcAAGATTGACCAGGAGAAGAAGGAGCAGAAGCAGATAGAGCGCCACCTGCGGGACCTGGACCACGACCTGAAGAAGCTCAACGTGCTAAGCAGCCAGAACCGCAGCAGCTCGGAGGAGCTGCAGCACGGCAACCTGGTGGCTCAGAACGAGTTCGTGCGCGAGCTCAAG gacTTGGAGCGTGAGACCATCGAGTTGCAGGAGAAGCTGAGCCAGCTCACCGAGGAGAAGGCGGCCATCCTGAGGGACCTGGTGGAGGCCGA aCATCAGATCATGGTCTGGGAGAAGAGAATCCAGCTGGCCCGAGAGATGCGTGCCTCAGTGGACTCAGAGATGGGTCAGACAGAGATGTGCGCCATGAAGGCGGAGATCCATCGCATGAAG GTCCGGCTCGGGCAGCTGCTGAAACAGCAAGAGAAGATGATCCACGCCATGGAGGCGGCCGTGAGCCACAGAGAGACCATCAACACCCGCGGGGAGAGCCAGGCCAAGGCCGACAACAAGCTGCTCACCCGCACCGACTTCCACCACCGGCAGGTGGAGCTGCGCCGCAAGATCAGGGACACGCACAAG GCCTCTGAGGAGTGCAGCAACACCATCCTGGAGCTGGAGGACACGCAGAAGCAGCTAAGCAGCTCgctcctggagaagcagcagcggcTGTCCACCATGCAGGCTGAGCTGGACATGCTCGAGGCTGACCAAGAGGCGCTCACGGTCCTCAAGAGACAG AACCTGCTGGACATCGTGGCGCTGCAGACGCGCCTCAAGCACCTGCAGGCCGTGAAGGATGGGCGGTACATGTTCCTGTGCCGCTCCCCATCGGCCTTGCAGCTGGAGCGCCGGCGCCTGGATGACCGGCTGGCCCAGCTGGCCACCGTGCTGGCCCACGTGCAGTCCGAGTTCCCTCAGTTCCAGGAGGCCCTGCACAAGGTCAGCCAGAAGGTCTCCAGCCAGCTCCGGTCCCTGGGGCCCACCTAG